The DNA window CAGGATTACGAGAAAGGCGACACAGAAAGATGCCGATCCTATTTGGTGGTATGCCACTCGCGCGTGTACCGGCATGGCTTTCATCCGTTGTGAAAACTTCACCGTGAGAAATTGCGTCATCAGCATGCATACCGATGCTTTGGGCCTTTCTGACTGCACGTCCGTTACTCTTGAGAACAATTTGCTTAAGGATCTGGGAGAAGAACCTATCGCCGTTCGTGGCGGACGCCATATTACGATCCAGAATAATGAACTGACGAATCACCAGGGTGACGGGATCCTGCTGAAAACGGGCGTGAACCGAGATGCTTATGACGTCTTGATTGTGAACAATCATATTCATGATGGACATAAACCCGCTAAACCTGCTGGGGCGGGGCATACGCAAAGAGGGGGTGGGGTGACATTGAATAATGAAGTGACCGGCACGCCTTATTCATTCACTGACCTGACCGTTGCCAATAACCATATTGTTAATACCAGCTATGGCATCGCACTGGGTGGAATCAGTGACATTAATATCTCTAATAACTACATCAAAACGATCGAAAGGTTCGGCATTCAGATCGACTATTCCTTAGTAAATAACCCCACTAAAATCCCTACGAATAATTCCCGAATCATGGGGAATCACGTTGAAGATACCGTTGAAAATGGCATCGATTATCACGGTAACAACGATATTTCTGTCGCTGAGTCTGTTATCGCAGATAACTTTTTAAACTTCTGTGGTACTTCCACGGCATCGGCCTTCAATGGCATTGCCGCAACGGAGGCGACCCTTTCAGGCAATATTATCAATAACTGTAAGGTAGCCTTGTTCGCCAATAGCTGCGTGATGACCGGTAACAAGATAACCAATTCCGGATGGAGCAGCAGCCAGGTATGGATCAAGCTGTATGGCGAGCGCACAGTGTTTTCCGGCAACCGGGTAACGGACGCCGGCTTTGGTTATATCCGCTTTTTGAATGGGAAGAACACCATTATTGAAGGGAATGTGATCAAGCTTGCTGCTCCTGCTCGGGCACTGGAGTTAGGCGGGGCATTTGACGAAACGACCCTGATTGGCAAGAACGTCTGGGATTGCGCTTTTAAACCGATTCTCTCTACGATTGCTGGGGTGACGGGCAATAGGCTTATTCAGTATTCCTTCCCGAATGAAGGTGTGGCCCACATTACCCCTCAGATGTTCGGCGCAAAGGGCGATTGGAATGATGCGACTGGCGTTGGTACGGATGATACGCAGGCGTTTAAACAGGCTATTGCCTATGCGATTAACCAGGGCTACAAGAAGCTCTATGTTCCGGCGGGCAACTATTACATTACGGATACGTTAAATTTAGGTGGAGAAAACTACACCGGAGATAAAGGCATTGCGATAGAGGGGGAAAATTGGATTAGTACGAAATTCTTCTTTAAGCCGACGTCTAATGATCATGCGTGTTTTGAGTCGAAAGGCGGTTCCGGGATCCATACCAACAGGTATATCAGCGATGTGACGATTACGCCGACCAAGGGCGCGTTATATACGGGTACCGGCTATCGGATCAATGGTTCCTGTTTCATGCGGCATGAACGATTGCTGATTATGAAGTTTTTTGTGAACTTACATCTGTTGAACGGCTATACCGGGGCGTTTACCGAGTTCGTAAGTTTTCACTCTTGCCGGTTTCATCGCGGGCTGTCGAATATATTGCTGGAGAGCAATGGCGGTGATAGCTCCTTCCATGGCGTGGGGTTCCACGAAATTCAATGTCAGATAAAAGTCTCCGGCAATCCGGGGGATGGTGGCACAAATACGGATGCCGGCGTGGGGCTGGAGCTGAGAGGAAGCGCCAATACGGTGCGCTGGTACAACGGTTTCTGTTATATCCACCTGTTCGGCGGCGTCGGCGCGACGGCTATTAAACTCACCCGAACCAACACCGATAACATCCTGGGGCAGTTTACTTGCGAAGGTGAAACCATTCTTCAGAGTGATGGAAGCCTCTTTGAATGCCGAGGCGGTTTCTACAACGTGAGTAATACCACTTACAATGTGGCGGCAGAGCCGGTAAACGGCATCGTGGCGGCATTTGTGTTTGATAACATGATGAGTAATACGACAAGGTTCTCCAACGCGGCAATCGCTGATATGACCCCGAGACAGCTTCCGTGGTCCTTGGCGGACAGGGCCAGTAATGGCGCTTATCCGGCCATTTTTCATGGCATCAAGGACGACTCCGATAACCTGTGCTATGCCGCCAGAGGGGGGAATACCAACTACCATTACTTTGGCGGTATTGCTCCAGGCAATAACCTTCAGGGGTTTGAACCGGGCGTCAGGTTGGCGCAGGACGGAGCTTCTTTCATTAGTTTCGCACCTAAGTTTACGCTTGGCGCTAATAACAATACGACCAGCAGCGGCGTATCCATTTCCCCTGCGGATTTTTCCCCGCAGAAGGATCTCGCGACTGCCTTAGGGCAACCTTCATTCAAATGGAGCGGGTTGTACACTAAGCAATTAACGGTTGCGGATAACGGTATCTACCCGGCCGGCAATGGCGCTTACCCTATTGGTGGGCCGAATAACCAATTCTCCTCTGGCCACATAAAAGTGTTGAATATTTATGATTCAGCAAACGTGAAAGGAGATCCCGTAGGTGTCAGAGTCGCTGTCCCCATTTCGGCTGCCGCCCCCGGTAACGTCGGCCAATGGTCGGCAGATTCCGCATTCTTTTATGTTTGCACGGCGGTCAATACCTGGAGAAGGGTGGCTCTAACCACATGGTAGACACAGGGCTTGTGGTTGATAGCTGATCTATCCACATAGTCCTTCCGGGGCGGTGAGTTTCGCCGCTCCGGTTTTCCTCTGAATCATTCCCTTACTGCACTCTTTTTGTTCTCCCGTTGCGCGCCGCTGGTGCAGCCCGTTCGCCGGGGCTGTCATAAGTTTTAATTATAATTTATTGAAATCATGAGATTAAAAATTGGCACGCCGGTTGCTCTGTTGAATCCCATCTTGTGTACCAGATGGAATTCAGCCGATGAGCGAACCTGTTGAAGCGTGCGGTTTTACCCTCAGTGAATGGCAGCACCATTATCAAACCCGTCCGGCGGGCGAGCGCCTCGCCTGCGTCAGTGCGACGATCGAAAGGCTGATCGCCGGCCTGAAGCCGGACGATAACGCCTGGCTGTATCTTGCCACGCCGGCGCAGCGCGAGCAGCAGTATCGGCAGCTGGCGCAGAGGCTAGAGGCGGTCGCCGGCGATCTCAGTTGCTTGCCGCTGTTCGGCGTACCCTTTGCCATCAAAGACAATATCGACGTCGGCGGCTGGCCGACCAGCGCCGCTTGCCCGTCGTTCACCTATCAGGCCGCGGCGGACGCCACCGTGGTCGCCAGGCTGCGCGCCGCCGGGGCGATCGCCCTCGGTAAAACCAACCTCGACCAGTTTGCTACCGGGTTGGTGGGCACCCGCTCACCTTATGGCGCGGTGGTCAACAGCTTCGACAACCGCTACGTCAGCGGCGGTTCCAGCTCCGGCTCCGCTTCGGTGGTGGCGCGCGGCCTGGTGCCGTTCGCGCTGGGCACCGATACCGCCGGTTCGGGGCGCGTACCCGCCGGGTTCAACAACATCGTCGGGCTGAAGCCGACCAAGGGGCGGTTGTCCAACCGCGGCGTGGTGCCGGCCTGCCGGTTGAACGACACCGTTTCGATCTTCGCGCTGACGGTGGCCGATGCGGCGCAGGTGGCGGAGCTGGCGAGCGGCTTTGACGCGGCAGATCCGTATTCCCGCGCCGATCCGCATACCGCGCCGGCGGATATTCCCGCCGCGCCGCGTTTCGCCGTTCCCGCCCAGTTGGAGTTTTTCGGCGACGTGCAGGCCGAGCGGGCGTTTCATCGTGCGCTGGCGCAGCTGCAGGCGGGCGGCGCCACGCTGGAGCCCCTCGATTTCGCGCCGTTTCGCACCCTGGCGGAACAGCTGTATTACGGCCCCTGGGTAGCGGAGCGCACCGTGGCCATTGAGCAGGTGCTGGAAGCGAACCCGCAGGCCATCGATCCGGTGGTGCGCGGCATCGTCGGCAACGGCCTGAGCTACAGCGCCTGCGACGCCTACAAGGCGGAATACCTGCGCGCCGAATTGGCGCGGCAAATCGCCCAGCGGCTGGCGCCGTTCGACGCGCTGGTGGTGCCGACCGCGCCCACTATCCGCACCCTGGCGGAGATGGCGCAAGAGCCGGTGCTGTTCAACTCGCAATTCGGCACTTACACCAATTTCACCAACCTGGCCGATCTGAGCGCGCTGGCGCTGCCGGGGCCGCTGCGCGAAGACGGGCTGCCGGCGGGCATCACCCTGATTGCGCCCGCCTGGCATGACCGGGCGCTGGCGGCGTTTGGCCTGCGCTGGCAACGGCAAAGCGCCTTGCCGCTCGGGGCTATCGGCCGGGTATTGCCGCCGCAGCCTGCGCCGGCACCGTCCACAGGGCACGTGCGTCTGGCGGTAGTAGGCGCTCACCTCAGCGGCATGCCGCTCAACGTCCAGCTGACGCAGCGCGACGCGGTGCGGGTAGAGCAAACCGTTACCGCTCCCTGTTACCGCCTCTACGCGCTGGCCGATACCGAGCCGCCAAAGCCGGGGCTGGCGCGCACGGCACAGGGGGCGGCGATCCACCTTGAGCTGTGGGACATCCCGCTGGCCCGTTTCGGCGAGTTTGTAGCGGAAATCCCGGCGCCATTGGGCATCGGTACGCTGCTGCTGGCGGACGGCCGGCGGGTAAAGGGGTTTATCTGCGAAGCCTGGGCGCTGGAAGGCGCCACGGATATCACTGAGTTTGGCGGCTGGCGTGACTATCTCGCCAGCGTTAAGGGGGCATGAACATGTTTACTACCGTACTGATCGCTAACCGCGGCGAAATCGCCTGCCGCGCCATTCGCACCCTGAAACGCCTGGGCATAACCAGCGTGGCGGTCTACTCCGACGCCGACCGCAATGCGCCGCATGTCACCGAAGCCGACAGGGCGGTGGCGCTCGGCGGCGACAAGGCCGCCGACAGCTACCTGCGCATCGACAAGATCCTTGCGGCGGCCGCCGCCACCGGCGCGCAGGCGATCTACCCCGGCTACGGCTTTTTGTCCGAGAGCGCCGAGTTTGCCGAAGCTTGCGAGGCGGCGGGCATCGCCTTTATCGGCCCGACGGCGGCGCAGATCCGCGAGTTCGGCCTCAAGCACCGGGCGCGCGAGCTGGCGGCGTTGGCCGGGGTGCCGATGACGCCGGGCACCGGCTTGCTGGAGAGCGTTGAGCAGGCGGTCGCCGCCGCTGCGCGCATCGGCTACCCGGTGATGCTGAAAAGCACCGCCGGCGGTGGCGGCATCGGCCTGACGCGCTGTGACGACGAGGCGGCGCTGCGCGACGCGTACGACAGCGTCAAACGGCTGGGGGAGCAGTTCTTCCGCGACGCCGGCGCCTTTATCGAACGCTTCGTCGATCGGGCACGCCACGTCGAGGTGCAGATTTTCGGCGACGGCCAGGGGCGGGTGGTGGCGCTCGGCGAGCGCGACTGCTCGCTGCAGCGCCGCAACCAAAAGGTGGTGGAAGAAACCCCGGCGCCGCACCTGCCGGCGGCGACCCGCCAGGCGCTGCATCGGGCGGCGGTGGCGCTGGGCGAGTCGGTGAATTACCGCAGCGCCGGCACGGTGGAATTCATTTACGACGCCGCACGCGACGAGTTTTATTTCCTGGAAGTGAACACCCGCTTACAGGTAGAGCACCCGGTTACCGAGATGGTCACCGGTCTGGATCTGATCGAATGCATGTTGCAGGTGGCGGCGGGCGACGCGCTGGATTGGGCGGCATTGCACCGCGCGCCGCAGGGCGCAGCGATTGAGGTGCGCCTCTATGCCGAAGATCCACTGAAAAACTTCCAGCCCAGCCCCGGCGTGTTGACCGAGGTGCATTTCCCGACCGACGTGCGCCTCGACGGCTGGGTGGCGACCGGCAGCGAAGTCTCTGCGTTTTACGACCCGATGATCGCCAAGCTGATCGTCCACGGCGCCGATCGGTCGCACGCGCTGGAAAAACTGCGCGTGGCGCTGGCGGCGACCCGTCTGCACGGCATCGCCACCAACCTCGACTATCTGCGGCAGGTGATCGCCACGCCGCAATTTCAGCGCGGTGACGTCTGGACGCGCCTGCTGGACGATGTGCGTTTCCAGCCGCATTGCCTCGAAGTGCTGCAACCCGGCACCTACAGCAGCGTGCAGGACTATCCCGGCCGCCTCGGCTATTGGGATATCGGCGTGCCGCCGTCCGGCCCGATGGACGACTTCGCGTTCCGGCTGGCCAACCGCATCGTCGGCAACCATCCGGCGGCCGCCGGGCTGGAATTTACCCTGCAGGGGCCGACGCTGCGTTTTCACTGCGACGCCACCATCGCGCTGACGGGCGCCAGCTGCCCGGCCGATCTCGACGGCGAAGCGGTCGCTTACTGGCGGCCGATTACGGTGCGGGCCGGGCAGGTGCTGACGCTGGGGCGCGCTACGCACGGCTGCCGCACCTATCTGGCAGTGCGTAACGGCTTCGACGTGCCGGTATATCTCGGCAGCCGCTCTACCTTCGCGCTCGGGCAGTTCGGCGGCCACGCCGGGCGCACCTTGCGCGTGGCGGACATGCTGGCGATCGCTCAACCGGCGCTGGCAGCCAGCACCACCCCGGCACCGATCGCCGCGCCGCAGGCGATGGACAACAGCCTGATCCCGCACTACGGCGATCAATGGCACATCGGCGTGCTGTATGGGCCGCACGGCGCGCCGGACTTTTTCACCACCGAATCGATAGAGGCCTTCTTCGCCACCGACTGGCAGGTGCATTACAACTCCAACCGCCTCGGCGTGCGTCTGGCGGGGCCGAAGCCCGAGTGGGCGCGGGAGGACGGCGGCGAAGCCGGTTTGCATCCTTCCAACGTGCACGACTGCGAGTACGCCATCGGCGCGATCAACTTCACCGGCGACTTCCCGGTGATCCTGACCCGCGACGGGCCCAGCCTCGGTGGCTTCGTTTGCCCGGTGACCATCGCCAAGGCCGAACTGTGGAAAGTGGGGCAGGTGAAGCCGGGCGACCGCATCCGTTTCCATCCGATCGGCTTCCGGCAGGCGCAGTCGCTGGAGCAGGCGCAGCTTGGCAGCATCGAAGCGCTGGCGGCGGTGAAGGCCATCACCCTGCCGCCGCCGGACCTGGCCCCGGCGGATACCGTTTCCGCCGCGGTGGTGGCGGCGCTGCCGGCGGCGGAGGGGCGCCCGGCGGTGGCGTATCGTCAAGCGGGGGACGGCTACATCCTGATGGAGTACGGCGACAACGTGCTCGATCTGGCGCTGCGCCTGCGCATTCATCTGCTGATGCAGTCGCTGCGCCAGGAGGCGATCCCGGGCGTGGCGGAGCTGGCGCCGGGCGTGCGTTCGCTGCAGATCCGCTACGACAGCCGGCAGATAAGCCAGGCCGACCTGTTGCAGCGCCTGCTGGCGCGCGAACGGGCGCTGGGGGACGTCAGCCGGCTGAAGGTGCCGACGCGCACCGTCTGGCTGCCGATGGCGTTCGAGGATTCGGCCACGCTGGGGGCGGTGGATCGCTATCAGCAGACGGTGCGCGCCTCTGCGCCCTGGCTGCCGAACAACGTCGATTTCATTCAGCGCATCAACGGCCTGAGCCGACGCGAGCAGGTGCGCGACATTCTGTTCGACGCCAGCTACCTGATCCTCGGGCTGGGGGATGTGTACCTCGGCGCGCCCTGCGCAGTGCCGCTTGATCCGCGCCATCGCCTGCTGAGTTCCAAATACAACCCGGCGCGCACCCACACCGCCGAAGGGACGGTCGGTATCGGCGGCATGTACATGTGCATCTACGGCATGGATTCGCCGGGCGGTTACCAGCTGGTCGGGCGCACGCTGCCGATCTGGAACAAATTCCTCAAAAACTCGCAGTTCACCGCCGGTCAACCCTGGCTGCTGCGCTTCTTCGATCAGGTGCGCTTCTACCCGGTCAGCGAGCAAGAGTTGGACGAGCAGCGCGAAGCGTTCCGCGAAGGGCGCATGCAGGTGCGCATCGAAGAGAGCGAGTTCGACTTCGCCGCATACACCCATTTCCTGGCCGACAACGCCGGGGCGATCGCCGATTTCCAGCATCGTCAGCAACAGGCGTTCAGCGCCGAAGTGGCGCGCTGGCGCAGCGATGACGACGAGGCCGAGGCGCAGCTGTTGCCGCCGGTGGAAGAAGACGCCATCGACGGCGATCTGGTCAGCGCCGATCTGAACGGCAGCGTGTGGAAGATCCTGGTGGAGCCGGGGCAGGCGGTGGCGGCCGGGCAGCCGCTGATCGTGGTCGAGGCGATGAAGATGGAGCTGGCGGTCACTGCGCCGCGCGCCGGGATCGTTAAGCGCATCAGCTGCCGGCAGGGGCGGCCGGTCGGGCCGGGCGACGCCCTGCTGTGGCTGGAAAAGGCGGTTTGAACGGAGGATCGATGATGCAAATCACCAACGGAGAGCACAAGGCGCGCCCGGAGGGGCTGGCGGAGCGCATTTATCTGCAGCTCAAGGCCGACATCTTCGAGTTTCGTCTGCTGCCGGGCGATCGCTTCAGCGAAAGCGAGGTGGCGCAGCGCATGGCGGCCAGCCGCACGCCGGTGCGCCAGGCGCTGTTTCGGCTGGAGCGTGAAGGCTATGTCGAGGTGCTGTTTCGCAGCGGCTGGCAGGTGCGGCCGTTCGACTTCGCCTACTTCGAAGAGCTGTACGATCTGCGCATCGTGCTGGAACAAGAGGCGGTGAAACGGCTGTGCGAAGGCCCAGCCGGGGAAACGCAGGGCGCGCTGGCGGCGCTGAGCCATTTTTGGGCCGAAGCGCCGCGACTGGCGGACGGCAAGGCGGTGTCGCAGCACGATGAGCAGTTTCATCAGGCGTTGGTGGCCGCGGCGGGCAACGGCGAAATGGCGCGCATTCACCGCGAACTGACCGAAAAGATCCGCATCATTCGCCGGCTGGATTTCACCCAGCAGGCGCGGGTGGACGCCACCTACCGCGAACACGCCGCCATTTTGCAGGCGATCCTGCAGCGGCGAAGCGGGGAGGCGCAAACGCTGCTCGGCGAGCATATCGCCGTCAGCAAGGCAGAGGTACGAAAAATAACGCTGCACATGTTGCACCAGGCGCGGGCTCATCAGCCTGCGCGCTCGGCGTAACGATTTTGATTTCACACACATCAGGAGTTTGAACTATGCAACGTCGTCGTTTTATCAAAGCTTTTGCGCTGTCCGCCGCCGCGATCGGCCTTGGCCTGGCCTGGAGCGCACAGGCCGCCGACACCATCAAGGTCGGCATTCTGAGTTCGCTCTCCGGCACCATGGCGATATCCGAGACGCCGCTGAAGGATGTGGCGCTGATGACCATCGACGAGATCAACGCCAAAGGCGGGGTGCTCGGCAAAAAGCTGGAGCCGGTGGTGGTGGATCCGGCTTCCAACTGGCCGCTGTTCGCCGAAAAGGCGCGCCAGCTGCTGAGCCAGGACAAGGTGGCGGCGGTGTTCGGCTGCTGGACTTCGGTGTCGCGCAAGTCGGTGCTGCCGGTGTTTGAGGAGCTGAATGGGCTGCTGTTCTACCCGGTGCAGTACGAAGGTGAAGAGATGTCGCCGAACGTGTTCTACACCGGCGCGGCGCCGAATCAGCAGGCGATCCCGGCGGTGGAATACCTGCTGAGCGAGGACGGCGGCGGCGCCAAACGCTTCTTCCTGTTGGGCACTGATTACGTCTATCCGCGCACCACCAACAAGATCCTGCGCGCTTTCCTGCACAGCAAGGGGGTGCAGGACAAGGATATCGAAGAGGTCTACACGCCGTTCGGCTACAGCGATTATCAGACCATCGTCGCCAACATCAAGAAATTCGCCGCCGGCGGCAACACCGCGGTGATCTCCACCATCAACGGCGATTCCAACGTGCCGTTCTACAAAGAGCTGGCCAACCAGGGCGTCAAGGCCACCGACGTGCCGGTGATCGCCTTCTCGGTCGGCGAGGAAGAGCTTCGTGGTATCGACACCAAACCGCTGGTGGGCAACCTGGCGGCCTGGAACTACTTCGAATCGCTGGATAACCCGACCAATAAACAGTTTGTCAGCCAGTGGAAAGCCTACGCCAAGGCGCACAACCTGCCGAATTACGCCACTGCGGTGACCAACGACCCGATGGAGGCCACTTACGTCGGCCTGCATATGTGGGCGCAGGCGGTGCAAAAGGCCGGCACCACCGACGTCGATAAGGTGCGCGCGGCGATGGCTGGGCAAACCTTCGCCGCGCCGTCGGGATTCACGCTGACCATGGACAAAACCAACCATCACCTGCACAAGCCGGTGATGATCGGCGAGATCGAGGGCAACGGCCAGTTCAACGTGGTGTGGCAGACCGAGGCACCGGTGCGCGCGCAGCCGTGGAGCCCGTATATCGCCGGCAACGACAAAAAACCGGATTACCCGGTGAAAGGCGGCAAGTAACGTCACTCAGCGCCGGCGCGGCCCAACGCCCGCCGGCCCAACAGAAGAGGCAGCTGATGCAATCTCCGTTTTTATCCTCTCTGCGCGCCGGGCTGTGGCTGCTGTGCGCCTGGCCCCTGCTGGCGCAGGCCGGGCCGGCCGATGAGTTCGCGGCGGCCAACCGTGCACAGCAGGCCAAACTGCTGCAGGCGTGGGCGGCCGAGCCGGACGCCGCGCGCCTGCCGTTGCTGCAGGGGCTGCAGCAGGAAACCGTGGCGATCGACGGGGCGAAGCGCGCCTTTATCCGCCAGGGCGACCGCTATCTGCCGCTCGAAGGTGCGGCGGCTCCGGTTGGCGAACCGAAGAAGGTATGGCTGAACAACCGGCTGCGCATTCTGATCGCCAACGCGTTGTCGGCGCAGCGATTGGTCAGCGCGGATGCGGCGGTGCGGCTGCAGGCGGCGACCGCGCTGCAGCGTGAGGCGCAGGGCGAGCAGTTGCCGCTGTTGACCCGGCGGCTGGCGCAGGAGAAAGACCCGCAGGTGCACGACGCGCTGAGCATTGCGCTGGCCAACCTGCAATTGACCGACGCCAGCCCGCAGGTGCGTTTCAATGCGGTGCGGCTGCTGGGCGAATCGGGCGAGCCGGAAACCCGCGCGCGGCTGCAAGCGTTGACCGATGCTGCCCACGAACCGGACGCCGCGGTGCGCGCCGAGGCGCAACGCAGCCTGCAGCGCGTGCAGCACCGTCTGATGATCGGCGATCTGCTCGGCCAGGCGTTCAGCGGCCTGTCGCTCGGTTCGATCCTGCTGCTGGCGGCGCTCGGCCTGGCGATCACCTACGGCCTGCTCGGCGTCATCAATATGGCGCACGGCGAAATGCTGATGCTCGGCGCCTATTCCGCTTACCTGGTGCAGGGGCTGTTTCAGCAGTGGGTGCCGCAGTGGCTGGCGCTTTATCCGCTGGCGGCGCTGCCGGTGGCGTTCGCCATCACCGCCGGGATCGGCATGCTGCTGGAGCGCACGGTGATCCGCCACCTGTACGGCCGGCCGCTGGAAACCCTGCTGGCTACCTGGGGCATCAGCCTGGTGCTGATCCAGCTGGTGCGGGTGCTGTTCGGCGCGCAGAACGTCGAGGTCGCCAACCCGGCGTGGCTGTCGGGCGGCGTGCAGCTGTTGCCGAACCTGGTGCTGCCGTGGAACCGCATCGCGGTGATCGCGTTCGTGCTCTTGGTGCTGGCGTTGACCTGGCTGCTCTTGAACAAGACCCGCCTCGGCATGAACGTGCGCGCGGTGACGCAAAACCGCGCGATGGCCGCCTGCTGCGGTGTGCCCACCGGGCGGGTGGACATGCTGGCTTTCGGGTTGGGATCCGGCATCGCCGGGCTCGGCGGGGTGGCGCTGTCGCAGCTGGGCAACGTCGGGCCGGAGCTGGGGCAAGGCTACAT is part of the Serratia surfactantfaciens genome and encodes:
- the urtB gene encoding urea ABC transporter permease subunit UrtB, producing MQSPFLSSLRAGLWLLCAWPLLAQAGPADEFAAANRAQQAKLLQAWAAEPDAARLPLLQGLQQETVAIDGAKRAFIRQGDRYLPLEGAAAPVGEPKKVWLNNRLRILIANALSAQRLVSADAAVRLQAATALQREAQGEQLPLLTRRLAQEKDPQVHDALSIALANLQLTDASPQVRFNAVRLLGESGEPETRARLQALTDAAHEPDAAVRAEAQRSLQRVQHRLMIGDLLGQAFSGLSLGSILLLAALGLAITYGLLGVINMAHGEMLMLGAYSAYLVQGLFQQWVPQWLALYPLAALPVAFAITAGIGMLLERTVIRHLYGRPLETLLATWGISLVLIQLVRVLFGAQNVEVANPAWLSGGVQLLPNLVLPWNRIAVIAFVLLVLALTWLLLNKTRLGMNVRAVTQNRAMAACCGVPTGRVDMLAFGLGSGIAGLGGVALSQLGNVGPELGQGYIIDSFLVVVLGGVGQLAGTVAAAFGLGIVNKILEPQIGAVLGKILILVLIVLFIQKRPQGLFALKGRVID